The genomic DNA GTCCGGACGCCCGCGCACCTCACGGACGAAGCCCTCGCTCAGCAGCGTCGCCAGCAGCTCATCGGCGGTGGGCCGGGAGACCCCGACGATCGAGCACACCTCACTCACCGTCAGCGACGTGTGCTCGAGGAAAGCCCGCACCGCGGCTGCGAGGTTGAGCTTGCGCAACAGGGGGGCATCCCCCGCACGGCCGGAGGGGGTCGCACTGGGCCGGCCTTGCCGTGTGTCTTGACTCACCACCTCACGCTATCTACATTGTCGCCCCGACAGCAATATTGCTAAGCAACTTACTTATATAAATTCTGGGCCGAACGGCATCCCCGATGGGTTCGACCAGCAAGAAAGGCAGGAGGCGCCCGATGGGCAAGCGGACCGACCGTGTCGCGATGGCCACGGCACTGGGCCTCGTCGCACTGGCAGGCTGTGCCGTCGGCGGCGGGGACGAGGGCGGGAAGGAGTCGGGGGGTGAGGTGACGCTTAGCCTGCTCACCTTCGAGACACCGAACCTGACGGCCGAGTACTGGGACGACATCATCGCCAGGACCAGCGCCGAGGTCCCGGGAGTGAAGATCAAGAAGCTCGTCGCGCCGAGCGCCGAGCAGCGCAACGAGTACGCGCGCCAGCTCGACTCGACCGGCGCCCTGCCCGACATCATGGTCGCCATCGACCCCGCCGGGCTGGCGGAGTCGGGCAAGCTCGCCCAGTTCGGCGAGAAGGAACTGGCGGACTGGGTCAGCCCGACCGCCAGCAGCTTCGACGGCAAGATCTACCAGTTGCCCACCAACTCGCAAACCTGGCAGATCTACTACCGCAAGGCGGCCTTCGACAAGGCGGGCATCACCACGCCGCCGAAGCGGTGGGACGACCTCCTCACCGCGGTCGACAAGCTCAAGGCAGAGGGGATCACACCGTTCGTCATCGGCGGCGGTGCACCGGACGGCCTCGGCCCACGCTGGACCTTCGCACAGCTCGTCGCCAACGAGGTCTACGCCCAGGACCCCCAGTGGCTCGGCAAACTCATCGCGGGCAAGACCGACTTCAGCGACCCGCTGTTCGTCAACGCGGCGACCAAGATGGAGGCGCTGGCCAACAAGGACAACGTCGACAACCTCTCGGCCACCTACGCACAGGCCCAGGACGACTTCCTCGCCGGCAAAGGCGCCATGTACCCGATGGGCTCGTGGTTCCCCGCAGCCCCGGACAAGGCCCAGCAGAAACAGATCGGCGTCTTCCCCATGCCCACGCAGGACGGCTCGCGAGTCCTGCCCGTGTACACCGGCGGCGGACTGTCCGTGAGCGACGAGGCCGCCGACGTCGACAAGGCAAAGAAGTGGGCCATCGAGTTCTCCAAGCTCAACGCCGACGGCGGGGCACGGTACGACGGCTTGTTCGTCGCCCTCAAGGGCTACAAACCGCCCGCCGGCCTCTCGCCCCTGTACAACGAGACCCTCGACCTCTACGACAAGGCCCAGTCCAGCGGAACGGTGACGCCGAGCTTCGGCAACGAAGCCGGCATCCCGGCCCTGCCCTCGGGCTTCATACCCAAAGCCGACGCCGCACTGAACGACCTCCTCAACGGCCGTGCGGACGTAGACCAGTTCGTCACGACGCTGAACGAGAAGTTCGAGGAGCTCTCGCAGTGACGAACTCCGTGCGCTCCCGGACGGGAACCGTCGCTACCGGAGGGATCCCGCGGCCCGGTCGGCCACGGCCCGATCCGGCCCCGTCCAGGCGCGCGGGCGGACCGCGCGGGCGCCGCTCCCGGACGTGGTCGTCCGCGGGAGCCTTCGCCGTCTTCGTCCTGCCGACCCTCACGCTCTTCACCGCGATGGTCCTCGCCCCCATCCTGTGGACGCTCGACATCGGGATGACCGACGAGCGCGCCACCCGCCCGGAGACCTCGTTCGTGGGCCTGGACAACTACGGCTTCCTCCTGGAGGACGAGGAGTTCCGGCACTCCATGTGGAACACCGTGGTCATCACCGTGATCGTGGTGCTGCTGACGAACCTGCTCGGCCTCGCGATCGCCCTGCTGCTGCGCCGGCAGGGCCGGCTCTACAGCTTGCTGCGAGGCGTCTACTTCACACCGGTGATCCTCTCCGCCGTGGTGGTGTCGGTGATCGGGCGCTCGGTCCTGGCGGACGACGGCCTGCTGAACAGCACGCTCGTCTCGATGGGGGTCGAGAGCCCGCCGGGGTGGCTCACGGATCCGTCGTACGCGATCTACTCCGTCTCCGGAATCATGGTCTGGCAGATGCTCGGCTTCGCCGTCGTGGTCTACCTCGCCGGGCTCGCGGGAATCCCCGCCGAGTTGGAGGAGGCGGCGAGCCTCGACGGCGCCGGCCCCTGGCAGCAGTTCCGCGCGATCACCTGGCCGATGCTCGCACCCGCGCTGACGATCAACACCGTGATGCTGATGATCAGCACGTTCAAGGTCTACGACCAGATCGCCGTGCTCACCAACGGCGGCCCGGGGACCAACGGCACGGCCACCGTCGCCTTCGAGGTGATCCGCACCGCCTTCTCCGAGCAACGCCCGGGAGTGGCGTCCGCGATGGCCGGGATCATGCTCGTCGTGGTTTCGGCCGCGAGCGTGACCACGCTGAAACTCCTGCAACGACGAGAGGTGAACCTGTGAAGTCCCGAACGTCATGGGTCCGCCCACTGCTGGCCATCGCCGTGGCGGCCGTTTTCTGCCTGCCGCTCTACGTGGCTCTGGTCAACGTCTTCAAACCCAGCACCGACGTCGTCGCATCGCCGCTGGCGCTCCCGGCTCCGCCTACCCTCGACAACATCGAGCACGTGCTCAGCCGGCCGGACGGGCTGTTCTGGTACGGCCTCGCCAACTCCGTCATCCTGACCACCCTGACGATCCTCATCACCACCGTGCTGGCCGCGATGTCGGCGTATCACCTGGTCCGGTCGGGACGCTGGTGGAGCCGCGCCATTCTCGGCGTCATGCTGGCCGGCCTGATGATCCCGCCCGCGGTGATCATACTTCCGATCACACGGATCCTGGACGCCATCGGTTTGATGCACACGATGCCGGGCGCGGTGCTGGTCGACGTCGGCTACTACCTGCCGTTCGCGGTGTTCGTCTTCATGGGCTTCGTCCGCTCGGTCCCCCGCGAACTCGAAGAGGCAGCGGCGGTCGACGGCGCCGGCCGGTTCCGGATCTTCTGGCAGGTGGTCTTCCCGCTCCTGCGGCCGGCCTCGGCCAGCGTGCTCATCTTCCTCGGAGTCTGGGTCTGGAACGACTTCCTGACACCACTGCTCGTCCTGGGCCCGGGAGCCGGGAACACCGTGACGGTCGGGATCTTCCGCTCGATCGGCCCCTACCAGCAGGACTTCGGGGCGGTGTTCGCCTTCATGCTGCTGGCCACACTGCCCGTCCTCGTCTTCTACCTCGCGCTTCAGAAGCACTTCGTCCGCGGACTGACCGGCGGTGCCACGAAGGGATGACCGGCACGACCGTCCGGTCCGTGCACTACCAATCGAGATGTGACAGGAGAACCGCCATGCAATCGCCGAAGCCGACACACGTTCCCCAGCACACCCCGCGAAGAACCGTACTCCGCCGCACAGCCGGAGCGCTGGCAGTCACGATGCTGCCCGCGGGAACCCTCTCCGCGGTCGGCGCGCAACCGGCGCTGGCAGGGTCTCGTGGAACGACTCCGTCGATCAGGATTCGGGCCGGCTATTTGGACCTCGAACTCGACCAGGCCGGGACGGTCGTGGGCCTGGTGGACAGCAGGACCGGGGTCGACTATCTCGCGCCCGATCACGCAGCGCCCCTGGTCAGCCTGGTTGTCGACGGCGAGCAGCAACGACCCGCCAAGGTGGACCGCTCCGGACCCGGCGGCCAGATACTCTCGTTCCGAAACGGGGCGGCGAACTGGACGATCCAGGTTAAGTTGACCGGCAAGCGGGGATACACCACGTTCGAGGCGGTCGCCGTCGACGCGCCGCGGAACGTCGATGTGCAGACCCTGCTCTGGGGCCCCCTGGCCACGTCGGTCTCCGCGGTGATCGGCACAGCGGTGGGCGTGGTCCGCGACGACGATTTCGCCATCGGGCTCCGCCCGCTGACCGACCGCACCGAAGGCGCCTGGCCGCAGGAATACCAGGACATGGGCTGGGAGAGCGAAGTCGACCACGACCCGGACCACGTGAGCGTGGGTTCTCTGGAGGAGTGGAGCGCGGCGGGCGTGACTCCCTGGGGTTCCGTACTGCGCGCCTTCACCTTCGACTACACCAAGGAACGCCACCGCAAGGTACACGGATACCCGATCGCGGTCGGGCCGCTGCCCGGCCGCGACGGCAAGATCGCAGGCTCCAAGATGGCACTCTTCGGAGCCTCGCCTGAGGCGACGCCGACGATCCTGTCCAACATCGCGGCGGGCGAGAAGCTGCCGTACCCAAGGCTGAACGGTCAGTGGCAGAAGACCTCCCAGGCGAGCAACCAGTCATGGTTGGTGCTCGGCGACCTGCGGACCGACAACATTCCGGCGGCCGCAGGATTCGCCCAGGCGGCCGGCATGGGGCGCATCTACTCACTTACCACCAACTACGGCCCGTGGGCGTCGAGCGGTCACTACAGGTTCGACGCGAGCCTGGGCGGGAGCGACGCCGGGGCCGCGGCAGCCGTGGACATCGCCAGGACCGACGGTGTACAACTCGGCGTGCACACCCTGTCGGACTTCATCGGCACCGGCGATGAAGCCTACGACTGGGCCTGGAGCCCGCGAGACGACTACGTCACGGCACCCGCCGACGACCGGCTCGTGACCGGGGGCAGCGCCTCGCTCACTCGTCCGTTGCCGGCCGGCGACACCACCGTGTACCTCGACTCCGGCACACTGCTTGCTGCGGGCGTATACCACAGCATATTGCGCATCGGGGACGAATTCGTCAGCTACGAAGCGGCCGAGCAGGTGGGGAAGGAGTGGAAGTTGACCGGCCTGCGTCGCGCGCGTTGGGGATCGGTCGCGGCCTCACACGCTGCGGGCGACCGCGCCGCCCGAACCGTGGCCAACAGCTACGGCGGCGCGATCGGTAACCATGCCATCCTTGACGAGATCATCGACAGGCTGTCCACCGCATGGAACGCAACCGGTATCACCGGGATGTCCTGGGACGGTCTGGAGTCGGCATCGGAGTCCGGCTGGGGCGCTTACGGCATCGCTCACCTGGTGAACACGACGTATGCACGAACCGATGCCAAGGACCGGTTGATCTCCGAGACCAGCCGGATGACCTCGAACACCTGGGACACGCTGACCCGGGCGAGCTGGGGTGAAGTCGGCAGCACCTCCATGGAGCAGGTCCTGAAGAACAACACCTACCTCCGGGCGAACTACCTCCCCGGAATGCTCGGTTGGATCAGCCTCACAGGCTCGGACAGCCTGCTCACCATGGAGTGGAAGCTGGCCCGAGGCGCGGGGCTGAACGCCGGAGCAGGATTCCAGTCCTCGGTTTCCAGCCTCGTGTCGGGCGGGGAGAACACCAAGCGGCTGCTTGAGGCCATCCAGCAATGGGAGACGGCACGCAACCTGGGTGCGTTCACCGCGGAGCAGCGGGAGCGCTTCCGCGATCTGACGACGAACTGGCACCTGACCGTGGTCAAGCCGGGCCTGCGATGGTCTCTGCAGGAGCTGGACACCGCCGGGAACCCGGTCGGCGACCCCCAGGCCGTCATCGCGCCGACCCCGGAACTCGGCCCCGGCTCGCTGCCCGCGGCGACCGAGGGCTCCCTGTACGAGGCGGTCGTGAAGACCAATACGCCGGCGACCACGCGATACGCGGTGACCTCGGGGGCCCTGCCCGCGGGGCTCGCACTCAACGCCGACACCGGAGGGATCGTGGGCACCCCGGTCAAGGCGGGCACCGCGCAGTTCACGATCACGGCGTACCAGAGTTCCGGTCAGCCGCCGGCGCAGCGCGACTGCGTGATCGACGTCAAGCAGTGAGCCGGGCAAGCCGCGACGGAGGATCAGCGTCACGCTGAACACGTCCACATGCACCGCCGCCCGTGTGAGCGCGAGCGTTCACACGGGCGACGTGCCCGAGCCGTACCTGGTGAACGGACGGGAGATGAGCGCCCTGCACGACCGGCTCCGTGAGGCCGTCCGCCGTTCGCAGGGTCGAAGCCCGGGGCCGACCGCGGCGGTCGTGGACTCGCAATCCGTGAAGGCGGACGCCACCGTCCACCATGACACCGCCAAGTCGCCCACCCGTAGCTCGTCCAAACGCCGGTACTCGTCAGACAATCTGCGGGCCAGCTCCGAGACTGTCCACGTTGACCGTGCTGCCAGGCGTGACGCCGTGATGCGGATGGCCAGGGGATGGCGGCCGCAGGCGGCGACGTCCATCGCCGCGTCGCGCTCGGAGTCGACACGGTCCGGGCCGGCAACGCGGGTGAAGAGCAGCAACGCCTCGTCCGGGACCATCACATCCAGGTCGACATGAGGTGCGCCGGCCAGATCCGTCATCCGCGCCCGCGACGTGACCAGTGCGGTGCCGCCCTCCGGGCCCGGCAGCAGCCGACGGATCTGCGCGGCATCACGGGCGTTGTCCAGGAGAGTCAGTACTCGGCGTCCGGCGAGCGCCGAGCGGTACAGCGCCGCACGCTCGTCGACCGGCTCGGGAATGTCCGCCTCCGGGATACCCAAGGCCCGCAGGAACGTGCCCAGGACAGCCGCCGGCTCCGCGGGC from Streptomyces sp. CMB-StM0423 includes the following:
- a CDS encoding Ig domain-containing protein; this translates as MDLELDQAGTVVGLVDSRTGVDYLAPDHAAPLVSLVVDGEQQRPAKVDRSGPGGQILSFRNGAANWTIQVKLTGKRGYTTFEAVAVDAPRNVDVQTLLWGPLATSVSAVIGTAVGVVRDDDFAIGLRPLTDRTEGAWPQEYQDMGWESEVDHDPDHVSVGSLEEWSAAGVTPWGSVLRAFTFDYTKERHRKVHGYPIAVGPLPGRDGKIAGSKMALFGASPEATPTILSNIAAGEKLPYPRLNGQWQKTSQASNQSWLVLGDLRTDNIPAAAGFAQAAGMGRIYSLTTNYGPWASSGHYRFDASLGGSDAGAAAAVDIARTDGVQLGVHTLSDFIGTGDEAYDWAWSPRDDYVTAPADDRLVTGGSASLTRPLPAGDTTVYLDSGTLLAAGVYHSILRIGDEFVSYEAAEQVGKEWKLTGLRRARWGSVAASHAAGDRAARTVANSYGGAIGNHAILDEIIDRLSTAWNATGITGMSWDGLESASESGWGAYGIAHLVNTTYARTDAKDRLISETSRMTSNTWDTLTRASWGEVGSTSMEQVLKNNTYLRANYLPGMLGWISLTGSDSLLTMEWKLARGAGLNAGAGFQSSVSSLVSGGENTKRLLEAIQQWETARNLGAFTAEQRERFRDLTTNWHLTVVKPGLRWSLQELDTAGNPVGDPQAVIAPTPELGPGSLPAATEGSLYEAVVKTNTPATTRYAVTSGALPAGLALNADTGGIVGTPVKAGTAQFTITAYQSSGQPPAQRDCVIDVKQ
- a CDS encoding carbohydrate ABC transporter permease; protein product: MVLAPILWTLDIGMTDERATRPETSFVGLDNYGFLLEDEEFRHSMWNTVVITVIVVLLTNLLGLAIALLLRRQGRLYSLLRGVYFTPVILSAVVVSVIGRSVLADDGLLNSTLVSMGVESPPGWLTDPSYAIYSVSGIMVWQMLGFAVVVYLAGLAGIPAELEEAASLDGAGPWQQFRAITWPMLAPALTINTVMLMISTFKVYDQIAVLTNGGPGTNGTATVAFEVIRTAFSEQRPGVASAMAGIMLVVVSAASVTTLKLLQRREVNL
- a CDS encoding ABC transporter substrate-binding protein, whose protein sequence is MGKRTDRVAMATALGLVALAGCAVGGGDEGGKESGGEVTLSLLTFETPNLTAEYWDDIIARTSAEVPGVKIKKLVAPSAEQRNEYARQLDSTGALPDIMVAIDPAGLAESGKLAQFGEKELADWVSPTASSFDGKIYQLPTNSQTWQIYYRKAAFDKAGITTPPKRWDDLLTAVDKLKAEGITPFVIGGGAPDGLGPRWTFAQLVANEVYAQDPQWLGKLIAGKTDFSDPLFVNAATKMEALANKDNVDNLSATYAQAQDDFLAGKGAMYPMGSWFPAAPDKAQQKQIGVFPMPTQDGSRVLPVYTGGGLSVSDEAADVDKAKKWAIEFSKLNADGGARYDGLFVALKGYKPPAGLSPLYNETLDLYDKAQSSGTVTPSFGNEAGIPALPSGFIPKADAALNDLLNGRADVDQFVTTLNEKFEELSQ
- a CDS encoding carbohydrate ABC transporter permease, producing the protein MKSRTSWVRPLLAIAVAAVFCLPLYVALVNVFKPSTDVVASPLALPAPPTLDNIEHVLSRPDGLFWYGLANSVILTTLTILITTVLAAMSAYHLVRSGRWWSRAILGVMLAGLMIPPAVIILPITRILDAIGLMHTMPGAVLVDVGYYLPFAVFVFMGFVRSVPRELEEAAAVDGAGRFRIFWQVVFPLLRPASASVLIFLGVWVWNDFLTPLLVLGPGAGNTVTVGIFRSIGPYQQDFGAVFAFMLLATLPVLVFYLALQKHFVRGLTGGATKG